One stretch of Desulfovibrio sp. JC010 DNA includes these proteins:
- a CDS encoding glycine C-acetyltransferase, with protein sequence MKNNLLQALSAQTEELKVNGLYKDERIITSQQQALISVKGGQEVLNFCANNYLGLANNPELIDTGKKALDKYGFGLSSVRFICGTQDVHKALEDKISEFLKTEDTILYSSCFDANGGLFETILTNEDAVISDALNHASIIDGVRLCKAQRFRYKNNDMADLEEQLKAAEGCRYKLIVTDGVFSMDGIIADLKSVCDLADKYGALVMVDDSHAVGFIGENGRGTPEYCGVLDRVDIITGTLGKALGGASGGYTSGRKEIIEWLRQRSRPYLFSNTLAPVIASTSIAVLDMIAEKPELRERLNENSRIFRTRMEEAGFDLVPGNHPIIPVMLGDAVLAQKMAAGLLKEGIYVIGFSFPVVPRGQARIRTQMSAAHTPEQVNRAVDAFIKVGRELEIIK encoded by the coding sequence ATGAAAAATAATTTACTTCAAGCACTTTCAGCCCAAACCGAAGAGTTGAAAGTAAACGGCCTTTACAAAGATGAAAGAATCATAACATCCCAGCAACAGGCCCTTATTTCGGTAAAGGGCGGTCAGGAAGTACTCAATTTCTGCGCCAACAACTATCTGGGACTGGCAAACAACCCCGAGCTTATTGATACAGGCAAAAAAGCCCTCGATAAGTACGGATTCGGTCTTTCTTCCGTCCGCTTTATCTGCGGAACACAGGATGTGCACAAAGCACTGGAAGATAAAATCAGCGAATTTCTCAAGACCGAAGACACCATTCTTTACAGTTCCTGCTTCGACGCCAACGGCGGCCTTTTCGAAACAATCCTGACCAATGAAGACGCGGTTATCAGCGATGCTCTTAACCACGCTTCCATCATCGACGGTGTGCGCCTCTGCAAAGCCCAGCGTTTCCGTTACAAGAACAACGACATGGCCGACCTTGAGGAGCAGCTCAAAGCTGCCGAAGGCTGCCGTTACAAACTGATCGTCACCGACGGCGTATTTTCCATGGACGGCATCATTGCCGACCTCAAATCCGTCTGTGACCTGGCCGACAAATACGGCGCGCTGGTCATGGTTGATGATTCCCACGCCGTAGGCTTCATCGGCGAGAACGGACGCGGCACCCCGGAATACTGCGGAGTGCTGGACCGCGTGGACATCATCACCGGAACCCTCGGCAAGGCCCTCGGCGGTGCTTCCGGCGGCTACACTTCCGGCCGTAAGGAAATTATCGAATGGCTGCGCCAGAGATCACGCCCTTACCTTTTTTCCAACACCCTTGCCCCGGTCATCGCCTCCACTTCCATCGCGGTTCTGGACATGATTGCTGAAAAGCCGGAATTGCGTGAACGCCTCAACGAAAACAGCCGCATCTTCCGCACCCGCATGGAAGAAGCGGGATTCGATCTCGTTCCCGGCAACCACCCCATCATCCCGGTAATGCTCGGTGATGCTGTGCTGGCTCAGAAAATGGCCGCAGGACTGCTCAAGGAAGGCATCTACGTAATCGGATTCAGCTTCCCGGTCGTTCCGCGCGGACAGGCCCGCATCAGGACCCAGATGTCCGCTGCGCATACCCCGGAACAGGTCAACAGAGCCGTGGACGCATTCATTAAAGTCGGCCGCGAACTTGAAATTATCAAATAA
- a CDS encoding MerR family transcriptional regulator, which yields MSGQSEEKIYKIGQAAKLVGLKSYVLRFWEGEFEQLEPIRTPSGQRLYNEEHITLISRIKTLLHDEGLTIEGARKRLDSPEDEFAEAPQETAAPASEALSQLPLFSHDRSDSGPDRTLLKEIHKDLLEIKDLLG from the coding sequence ATGAGTGGGCAGAGCGAAGAAAAAATTTATAAGATCGGGCAGGCGGCCAAGCTTGTGGGCCTGAAATCGTACGTGTTGCGGTTTTGGGAGGGCGAGTTTGAGCAGCTGGAGCCGATCCGTACCCCGTCCGGGCAGCGGTTGTATAATGAAGAGCACATTACGCTGATCAGCCGGATCAAGACTCTTTTGCATGATGAGGGATTGACCATTGAGGGTGCCCGCAAACGTCTTGATTCCCCGGAAGATGAATTTGCTGAGGCTCCGCAGGAAACCGCTGCTCCGGCATCCGAGGCTCTGTCGCAGTTGCCGCTGTTCAGTCATGACAGGTCAGATTCCGGTCCGGACCGGACTCTTTTAAAGGAAATCCATAAAGATCTGCTGGAGATTAAGGATTTACTGGGCTGA
- a CDS encoding methyl-accepting chemotaxis protein, which yields MNIKNKLILLILTAVLLCAGGMASIAFVKMTDMAETAFSESSLSELQQVDNFISEFMHEAELNANFLAGEPAVVESLGNNLNLVQDKSLDAVKREWMNDQGKAAFDLMERMVKSHKAYDFAFYGMEDGGFNMYPEDGMPSGYDPRARPWYTEALAAANDTSVSKAYKSTTGVAVSSITAKIRSNGRVVGVVGFDINLSTLTDVVSAIKIGKTGYIILMEGDNTILSDPVNKDYAFKQADKLDDQGMKDLAAMNNDFALVNLGGEDKFVRVYTSPDLGWKLALLIDKSEIMEDAYSTVKDTLLMGLGIAVVLCLFGWLVARSIANPIQMLVGAAQSVSKGDFDAIPDESRFSGELLTLQQALKDMVVELGKLLKSTEEKSQEAEEQTRLAKDALAEAEEARSAAENAKREGMLQAANHLEQIVDQVTSASQELSAQIEQSRAGAEVQRERSAEAATAMEEMNASVFEVAQNASQAAESADDARKQAEDGGGIVSNVISSIGEVDQATGQMADGLHTLGQRAEGIGQVMNVITDIADQTNLLALNAAIEAARAGEAGRGFAVVADEVRKLAEKTMDATKEVGDAVSAIQSGTRNSISDMEKASGIVEKSTSYASEAGESLSSIVNIVESTADQVRAIATASEEQSAASEEINRNTDEINRIAGETSQAMDQSSQAVHELSRLSEELQNIIDDLKKA from the coding sequence ATGAACATTAAGAATAAGCTTATTCTGCTTATTCTGACTGCTGTGCTGCTATGTGCAGGTGGCATGGCATCGATTGCTTTTGTTAAAATGACAGATATGGCCGAGACTGCATTTTCAGAGTCGTCACTCAGCGAATTGCAGCAGGTGGATAATTTTATATCCGAGTTTATGCATGAGGCAGAACTTAATGCTAATTTTTTGGCTGGTGAACCTGCGGTTGTTGAGTCGTTGGGGAATAACCTTAATCTTGTTCAGGATAAATCGCTCGATGCTGTGAAAAGAGAGTGGATGAATGATCAGGGGAAGGCAGCCTTTGACCTTATGGAGAGGATGGTCAAAAGCCATAAAGCTTATGACTTTGCTTTTTATGGGATGGAAGACGGCGGGTTCAATATGTATCCGGAGGACGGTATGCCTTCCGGGTATGATCCGCGGGCAAGGCCGTGGTATACTGAAGCTCTTGCTGCTGCTAACGATACTTCCGTAAGTAAGGCTTATAAGTCCACAACCGGAGTGGCTGTAAGTTCCATTACCGCTAAAATCAGGTCCAATGGCCGGGTTGTCGGTGTGGTCGGTTTTGATATCAACCTTTCCACTCTCACCGATGTTGTTTCGGCAATTAAAATAGGTAAGACCGGCTATATTATTTTAATGGAAGGGGATAACACTATTCTCTCCGATCCGGTCAACAAGGATTACGCTTTTAAACAGGCTGATAAGCTTGATGATCAGGGCATGAAAGATCTGGCCGCAATGAATAATGATTTTGCGCTGGTAAATCTTGGCGGTGAAGATAAATTTGTTAGGGTGTACACTTCCCCGGATCTTGGTTGGAAGCTGGCCTTGCTGATTGATAAATCCGAAATTATGGAAGATGCCTACAGCACTGTGAAAGATACCCTGCTTATGGGGCTTGGAATTGCTGTAGTGCTTTGTCTGTTCGGCTGGCTTGTGGCCCGTTCCATCGCAAATCCTATTCAGATGCTGGTGGGTGCTGCTCAGTCCGTATCCAAAGGTGATTTCGACGCTATTCCTGATGAATCCCGTTTTTCCGGTGAACTGCTTACCCTGCAACAGGCATTGAAAGACATGGTTGTTGAGCTCGGTAAGCTCTTGAAGTCCACCGAAGAGAAGAGTCAGGAGGCCGAGGAACAGACCAGGCTTGCCAAGGATGCTCTGGCCGAGGCCGAAGAGGCCAGAAGTGCCGCAGAAAATGCCAAGCGTGAAGGCATGCTGCAGGCCGCCAACCATCTGGAGCAGATTGTTGATCAGGTTACCAGTGCGTCGCAGGAGCTTTCCGCACAGATTGAACAGTCCCGGGCCGGGGCTGAAGTCCAGAGGGAGCGTTCCGCAGAGGCTGCGACAGCCATGGAAGAGATGAATGCTTCCGTATTTGAAGTCGCCCAGAATGCATCGCAGGCTGCTGAAAGTGCTGACGACGCCCGCAAGCAGGCTGAGGACGGTGGTGGAATTGTCAGCAACGTGATTTCCAGTATCGGCGAGGTTGATCAGGCAACCGGACAGATGGCCGACGGTCTTCATACTCTCGGTCAGCGGGCTGAGGGTATCGGGCAGGTCATGAACGTGATTACCGATATTGCGGATCAGACCAACCTGCTGGCACTTAACGCTGCCATTGAGGCTGCCCGCGCAGGTGAGGCCGGACGCGGTTTTGCCGTAGTTGCCGATGAAGTGCGTAAGCTGGCAGAGAAGACTATGGATGCCACCAAAGAGGTGGGCGATGCCGTGTCCGCAATTCAGTCCGGTACCCGCAACAGTATCAGCGATATGGAAAAAGCTTCAGGGATTGTTGAAAAGAGCACCTCTTATGCTTCAGAGGCCGGTGAATCTCTGTCATCCATTGTGAATATCGTAGAGTCCACAGCGGATCAGGTTAGGGCTATTGCAACTGCTTCCGAAGAGCAGTCTGCCGCATCTGAAGAGATCAACCGCAATACTGATGAGATCAACCGTATTGCAGGGGAGACTTCTCAGGCTATGGATCAGTCTTCACAGGCAGTGCATGAGTTGTCGCGTCTCTCTGAAGAGCTTCAGAATATTATTGATGATCTGAAAAAAGCATAG
- a CDS encoding ATP-binding protein: MEYRSDVSEIQKGFGQIEHSYVNTIAASLWDINIDHVKIQLEGALKLPGMRYLEVVEMSFGSVDPVAFIGDVPEGTNTIEKNFPLIHVIDGKSVEVGQLRAVADLDNVFKRLRMRVFVVLLTQGVKTFLVALFILMIIHYMVTRHLQTMAEYAQEMDISTLGRELVLNRRKQHAKPDEIDRVAEAFNEMRLNLIRDIAERKKAEEALRQSNMIVEKSPMVLFKWKHEDNWPVELVSQNVSQLGFNADDFMSGKIRYGEVIHPADIAKVEQEVQGFVESGVDHFNHEYRIIDPTGRVYWIADSTVIVRDTEGEVSSYMGITFDFTEKKAAENELARLRNLLKNTIDSMPTILVGVDAGLRINQWNRSAEEDTGYTYEQVRGMQLLEVFPQLKSELDLIKDSVENLEVREKNKVPFNSDGHIQYKNIKVYPLLESDEGRDAVVLIDDVTMKSRLEDMMIQTEKMMSVGGLAAGMAHEINNPLGAVLSGVQGTERRFSPSLKKNAEVAAELGLDLNKVHQYMDQRGILGYLRGISDAGRRAASIVRNMLEFSRKSESSRTQVPVKGILEKALSLAENDYDLKKKYDFKVIEIRRDYEQSLPAVGITETEIEQVFLNLFKNAAQAMSEKEYGDDRPTLTLRTRKDGEFVRVEVEDNGPGMDEDVRKRVFEPFYTTKRVGLGTGLGLSVSYFIITRNHEGEFLVESEEGKGSKFIIRLPIESRIKGV; encoded by the coding sequence ATGGAATACCGCAGTGATGTCAGCGAGATCCAGAAAGGGTTCGGGCAGATTGAGCACAGTTACGTGAATACTATTGCAGCCAGCCTGTGGGATATCAATATTGATCACGTTAAGATCCAGCTTGAGGGTGCATTGAAACTGCCGGGGATGAGGTATCTTGAGGTGGTGGAAATGTCTTTCGGTTCTGTTGATCCGGTGGCATTTATAGGTGATGTTCCTGAAGGTACCAATACCATTGAGAAAAATTTTCCGCTAATTCATGTCATAGACGGTAAAAGTGTAGAGGTGGGGCAGCTGCGCGCTGTTGCCGACCTTGATAATGTTTTCAAACGGTTGCGGATGCGCGTTTTTGTGGTCCTGCTTACGCAGGGAGTTAAGACTTTTCTGGTGGCCCTGTTTATCCTCATGATTATCCATTATATGGTCACCCGCCATCTGCAGACCATGGCCGAGTACGCGCAGGAAATGGATATCAGCACCCTTGGCCGTGAACTGGTCCTGAACCGGCGTAAACAGCATGCCAAACCCGATGAAATTGACCGTGTGGCCGAGGCATTCAATGAAATGCGGCTCAACCTGATCAGGGATATTGCCGAGCGCAAAAAAGCCGAGGAGGCCCTGCGCCAGTCCAATATGATTGTGGAAAAAAGTCCCATGGTTCTTTTCAAGTGGAAACATGAAGATAACTGGCCGGTAGAGCTTGTCTCCCAGAATGTGAGTCAGCTCGGATTCAATGCCGATGATTTCATGTCCGGAAAAATCAGGTACGGCGAGGTCATCCATCCTGCGGATATTGCCAAGGTCGAGCAGGAGGTTCAGGGTTTTGTTGAATCCGGGGTGGATCATTTTAATCATGAGTACCGGATAATCGACCCCACAGGCCGAGTGTACTGGATTGCGGACAGCACCGTGATTGTCAGGGATACAGAAGGCGAAGTCAGTTCTTACATGGGCATCACTTTTGATTTTACCGAGAAAAAAGCAGCTGAGAATGAATTGGCCCGGCTGCGTAACCTGCTTAAGAATACCATTGATTCCATGCCCACCATTCTGGTCGGTGTTGATGCCGGTCTGCGTATCAACCAGTGGAACAGATCAGCAGAAGAGGATACCGGGTATACTTATGAGCAGGTTCGGGGGATGCAGCTGCTTGAAGTCTTTCCCCAGTTGAAGAGCGAACTGGATTTGATCAAGGATTCGGTTGAAAATCTGGAAGTCCGGGAAAAGAATAAAGTTCCTTTTAATTCGGACGGACATATACAATACAAGAATATCAAGGTTTATCCCCTGCTGGAAAGTGATGAAGGGCGCGATGCCGTTGTTCTTATCGACGACGTGACCATGAAGTCCCGCCTTGAAGATATGATGATCCAGACCGAGAAAATGATGTCCGTAGGCGGCCTGGCTGCGGGCATGGCGCATGAGATCAACAACCCGCTTGGTGCGGTGCTCTCCGGTGTTCAGGGAACTGAAAGGAGATTCTCACCTTCATTGAAAAAGAATGCCGAAGTTGCTGCTGAGCTGGGGCTGGATTTGAACAAGGTCCATCAATATATGGATCAGCGGGGGATTCTGGGCTATCTGCGTGGCATCAGCGATGCCGGACGCAGGGCTGCTTCCATCGTTCGCAACATGCTTGAGTTCAGCCGCAAGAGCGAATCATCGCGTACTCAGGTTCCGGTCAAGGGGATTCTTGAAAAAGCTCTCAGCCTTGCGGAGAATGACTATGACCTTAAGAAGAAGTACGATTTCAAGGTTATTGAAATCCGCAGGGATTATGAGCAGAGTCTGCCCGCTGTAGGTATTACCGAGACCGAGATAGAACAGGTTTTTTTGAATCTTTTCAAAAATGCCGCACAAGCCATGTCCGAAAAAGAGTATGGAGATGACAGGCCGACCCTGACCCTGCGGACCCGCAAGGACGGGGAATTTGTACGCGTTGAAGTAGAAGATAACGGCCCGGGAATGGATGAAGATGTCCGTAAGAGGGTTTTTGAACCGTTCTACACCACCAAGCGCGTCGGTCTGGGTACCGGGCTTGGGTTATCGGTTTCTTATTTTATCATTACCCGTAACCATGAAGGTGAATTTCTTGTTGAGTCTGAAGAAGGTAAGGGCTCAAAATTTATCATCAGGTTGCCTATTGAAAGCCGGATCAAAGGCGTATGA
- a CDS encoding Lrp/AsnC family transcriptional regulator, protein MKERPLVLDDVDRKIIEELQRNGRESYKNIARKLGVSDGTVRLRTERMIKNDYLRITASVNPLYFENSLIAMIGINLEERANPEIMEKISKVPGVQSVMNVSGRFDLLLEVFVASRNAFRQFLVDDLSNIGGIKSTESFMFLEAVNKWAEHKE, encoded by the coding sequence GTGAAAGAGCGTCCTCTGGTACTTGATGATGTAGATCGTAAAATTATTGAAGAATTACAGCGTAATGGCCGTGAGTCCTACAAAAATATCGCCCGCAAGCTTGGAGTATCTGATGGTACTGTGCGTCTGCGCACAGAGCGGATGATCAAAAATGACTACTTAAGAATTACTGCTTCTGTTAATCCCCTCTATTTTGAGAACAGCCTTATCGCCATGATCGGCATCAACCTTGAAGAAAGGGCGAATCCGGAAATAATGGAAAAGATTTCCAAAGTTCCCGGAGTTCAGTCTGTAATGAACGTTTCCGGGCGGTTCGACCTGCTGCTGGAAGTTTTTGTTGCCTCCAGAAATGCTTTCCGCCAGTTCCTTGTGGATGATCTCTCCAATATCGGCGGTATCAAGTCTACTGAATCATTCATGTTTCTCGAAGCCGTAAACAAATGGGCTGAACATAAGGAGTAG
- a CDS encoding AsmA family protein, giving the protein MSKAVKLIVASVAGLVLIVGVAMVLAVILINPNDYKGEIADAVRDKTGRELGFEGDLELSVFPWIGVRTGGISLSNAPGFSEKDMFSLKSAEVSLRLLPLITGKVELGNVDVAGLQLFLMRNKKGVTNWDDLAGDKQKNEQKEDKASSSGKSQLNLSVGGVNIQDARVVWDDRQENVRQAVDDCDIMVDGFAPGSPFDFKVHVALSSTKPEIKADINTSGKASLSADFKQIGVKGLSVVVDATGKAVPGGKGQVKLSGDAAVDMIKGAADVAGLVLEAYGMKAEGSLAAGGLNSKSMNFSGDLNVPGFNLKETLDNMGMGLKTADSKALTSVGLNFNYAGSFKSVEVKDLQVNLDETTIKGLFSFANPDRPNIVAQLGIDKINVDNYLPPAGEEKAEPKKEKGAEAKAEKSKEGLLPVELLRKLTLKADLNIKQLIAKKASITDVVGRARAKDGVLTVKPASFNVAKGAFTSSAVVDVRGKTPVMSVTAGLTGLDGANLSQQMTGEDKFSGMMSFNTGLKTRGNDMKTVYANLNGKLGFKVLNGYVSGFDLLYLAGDAFSILTGGAFGKRDNKRTEFGEVSATANIKNGIADNRDLLLKSPLLRAAGAGQLNLNTMKIDYALDTKVVGTLEGQGGKGMKDLVGLTVPMTIKGDVADPSVMVDLPRFAAILAKSGFKVAGSVIEGVGDVLEGIGNTFSGKKKVGSGEESKKNPVQELGGAIKKLF; this is encoded by the coding sequence ATGAGTAAAGCTGTAAAATTGATAGTTGCATCTGTGGCCGGGCTGGTCCTGATTGTGGGCGTGGCAATGGTTCTGGCCGTGATTCTGATTAACCCCAACGATTACAAAGGCGAAATAGCGGATGCTGTGCGCGATAAAACCGGGCGTGAGCTGGGTTTTGAAGGCGATTTGGAGCTTTCGGTCTTTCCCTGGATAGGGGTCCGGACCGGGGGAATATCCCTTTCCAATGCTCCGGGATTTTCCGAGAAAGATATGTTCAGCCTGAAATCGGCAGAGGTCAGCCTCAGATTGCTGCCTTTGATTACCGGCAAGGTTGAACTCGGCAATGTGGATGTTGCCGGATTGCAGCTGTTTTTAATGCGCAATAAAAAAGGCGTCACCAACTGGGATGATCTGGCTGGCGATAAGCAAAAGAATGAGCAGAAAGAAGATAAAGCTTCATCATCCGGCAAATCGCAACTGAATCTTTCCGTGGGCGGGGTAAATATTCAGGATGCCCGTGTGGTCTGGGATGACCGGCAGGAGAATGTGCGTCAGGCCGTGGATGACTGCGATATAATGGTTGACGGTTTTGCACCGGGCAGTCCTTTTGATTTCAAGGTGCATGTTGCACTTTCTTCCACCAAGCCTGAAATCAAGGCGGATATCAATACGTCCGGTAAGGCTTCGCTTTCCGCTGATTTCAAGCAGATCGGCGTTAAAGGTTTAAGTGTTGTTGTGGATGCCACGGGTAAAGCTGTTCCCGGCGGTAAAGGACAGGTCAAGCTTTCCGGTGACGCAGCTGTAGATATGATTAAGGGTGCAGCTGATGTTGCCGGGCTGGTGCTGGAAGCCTACGGCATGAAGGCGGAAGGCTCTCTTGCAGCAGGCGGCTTGAATTCCAAGTCCATGAATTTTTCCGGGGACCTGAATGTTCCCGGATTCAATTTAAAGGAAACTCTGGATAATATGGGTATGGGACTCAAAACAGCGGACAGCAAAGCACTTACTTCCGTTGGGTTGAACTTCAATTACGCCGGTAGTTTCAAGTCTGTTGAAGTGAAGGATCTACAGGTTAATCTGGACGAAACAACCATCAAGGGGCTGTTCTCCTTTGCCAATCCGGACCGCCCGAACATTGTGGCCCAACTGGGCATTGATAAGATTAATGTGGATAATTACCTGCCTCCTGCAGGTGAGGAAAAGGCCGAACCGAAAAAAGAAAAGGGAGCTGAAGCTAAGGCGGAAAAAAGCAAGGAAGGGCTGCTTCCGGTTGAACTGCTGCGCAAGCTGACCCTTAAGGCGGACCTGAATATCAAGCAGCTTATCGCCAAGAAAGCCAGCATCACTGATGTAGTGGGCCGTGCCCGGGCCAAAGATGGGGTGCTGACCGTAAAGCCCGCTTCCTTTAATGTTGCAAAGGGTGCCTTCACTTCTTCTGCTGTGGTTGATGTGCGCGGCAAGACTCCGGTCATGTCCGTGACAGCCGGACTTACCGGGCTGGACGGTGCGAATCTTTCGCAGCAGATGACCGGGGAAGACAAGTTCTCCGGAATGATGAGTTTTAATACCGGGCTGAAAACCCGTGGTAACGACATGAAGACCGTATACGCAAACCTGAACGGCAAGCTTGGCTTCAAGGTGCTGAACGGTTATGTGTCCGGTTTTGACCTGCTCTATCTTGCGGGTGATGCATTCTCCATCCTGACCGGAGGGGCGTTCGGCAAGCGGGATAATAAGCGTACTGAATTCGGAGAGGTTTCCGCCACTGCTAACATCAAGAACGGCATTGCCGATAACCGCGACCTGCTGCTTAAATCCCCGTTGCTGCGGGCCGCCGGAGCAGGACAGCTGAACCTGAATACCATGAAGATTGATTATGCTCTGGATACCAAAGTGGTCGGAACTCTTGAAGGGCAGGGCGGCAAAGGTATGAAGGATCTTGTGGGGCTGACCGTGCCCATGACCATTAAAGGTGATGTCGCTGACCCATCAGTCATGGTTGATCTGCCCCGTTTCGCAGCTATTCTGGCTAAGTCCGGTTTCAAGGTTGCGGGCAGTGTGATCGAGGGTGTGGGTGATGTACTGGAAGGCATCGGCAATACTTTCAGCGGCAAGAAAAAAGTTGGTTCCGGCGAGGAATCCAAGAAGAATCCTGTTCAGGAACTTGGCGGAGCGATTAAAAAGTTGTTTTAA
- the tdh gene encoding L-threonine 3-dehydrogenase codes for MKALVKSKAEEGIWMEEVPVPQCGHNDVLIKVKKTAICGTDVHIYNWDSWSQQTIPVPMVVGHEFVGTIEKMGGEVQGLALGDRVSAEGHVTCGHCRNCRAGKRHLCRNTIGVGVNRPGCFAEYVCVPAVNVFKVDDSISDDMASIFDPLGNAVHTALSFDLVGEDVLITGAGPIGMMAVAVARHAGARHIVITDINDYRLDLAAKMGATRTVNVSKEKLEDVMNELGMTEGFDVGLEMSGSPAAFGEMLDKMNHGGNIALLGILPDNTAIDWNQVVFKGLKLKGIYGREMFETWYKMASMLQSSLDVTPAITHHFKIDDFQKGFDVMRSGQSGKVILDWTK; via the coding sequence ATGAAAGCCCTCGTAAAGAGCAAAGCCGAAGAAGGCATTTGGATGGAAGAGGTTCCGGTACCGCAATGCGGCCATAATGATGTCCTGATCAAAGTAAAGAAAACCGCCATATGCGGAACGGATGTCCACATTTACAACTGGGACAGCTGGTCTCAGCAGACCATTCCCGTACCCATGGTTGTGGGTCACGAATTTGTCGGCACCATTGAAAAAATGGGCGGCGAAGTTCAGGGGCTGGCCCTTGGTGACCGTGTTTCCGCTGAAGGACACGTTACCTGCGGACACTGCCGCAACTGCCGCGCCGGTAAACGCCACCTCTGCCGCAACACCATCGGTGTCGGTGTCAACCGCCCCGGCTGCTTTGCGGAATACGTCTGTGTCCCTGCTGTGAACGTTTTCAAAGTCGATGACTCAATCAGCGACGACATGGCCTCCATCTTCGATCCCCTTGGAAACGCGGTCCACACCGCCCTTTCCTTTGATCTCGTAGGCGAAGACGTACTCATCACAGGAGCAGGCCCCATCGGCATGATGGCTGTTGCCGTTGCCCGCCACGCAGGCGCAAGACACATTGTCATCACCGATATCAACGACTACCGCCTTGATCTGGCCGCTAAAATGGGCGCGACCCGCACCGTGAACGTCAGCAAGGAAAAGCTGGAAGATGTCATGAACGAACTGGGCATGACCGAAGGTTTTGATGTCGGTCTTGAAATGTCCGGCTCTCCCGCTGCATTCGGCGAAATGCTGGATAAAATGAACCACGGCGGCAACATCGCCCTGCTGGGGATCCTGCCCGACAACACCGCCATTGACTGGAACCAGGTTGTCTTCAAGGGTCTGAAACTCAAAGGCATCTACGGCCGTGAAATGTTTGAAACATGGTACAAGATGGCCTCCATGCTTCAGTCCAGCCTTGACGTGACCCCCGCTATTACCCACCACTTCAAAATCGACGATTTCCAGAAAGGTTTTGACGTGATGCGCAGCGGCCAGTCCGGTAAGGTCATCCTCGACTGGACCAAGTAA
- a CDS encoding GntR family transcriptional regulator, which yields MVASVGLKRRVLRDDVVEHLVGSILNGFLKPGEKIVETRISRELQVSQGAVREAIRDLTARGFVETEPYKGSRVKILSSGELYEYFAVRSELEPLALGWGFELDRIDVESLADNVEKMFSGVEQKDMAAVGQADLDFHRTIMECSGNGSLVRSWEALANDYWMFSLVKDHFEKGMDLGTHAQEHQDIVAAINAGDLELMKERLKNHFSL from the coding sequence ATGGTTGCCAGTGTTGGGCTGAAAAGACGTGTTTTGCGAGATGACGTTGTAGAGCATCTCGTAGGCAGCATTTTGAATGGGTTTCTGAAACCCGGAGAAAAGATCGTTGAAACAAGAATTTCGCGCGAGTTGCAGGTCAGTCAGGGCGCGGTCCGGGAGGCGATCCGGGACTTGACCGCCCGCGGTTTTGTTGAAACCGAACCCTACAAAGGCTCACGGGTTAAGATTCTGTCTTCCGGTGAACTTTATGAATATTTTGCAGTCAGGAGTGAGCTGGAACCTTTGGCTCTGGGCTGGGGGTTTGAGCTGGACAGGATTGATGTGGAAAGTCTGGCTGATAACGTTGAAAAGATGTTCTCAGGGGTTGAGCAGAAGGATATGGCTGCCGTAGGGCAGGCTGATCTGGATTTTCACCGGACCATAATGGAGTGTTCCGGCAATGGATCTCTTGTCCGTTCCTGGGAAGCTCTGGCCAACGACTACTGGATGTTCTCTCTGGTCAAGGATCATTTTGAAAAAGGAATGGACCTTGGCACACATGCTCAGGAGCATCAGGATATAGTGGCTGCCATTAACGCCGGGGATCTTGAATTGATGAAAGAGAGGCTTAAGAACCACTTTTCTCTTTAA
- a CDS encoding helix-turn-helix domain-containing protein, whose protein sequence is MRENALYDVLVREMNHVKSGMKCPEKAALSVVSEFAHESIYVSNRFLKHAGLAAKVVQLKDYGVETCDIAERLGISKRHVRRLYASLKN, encoded by the coding sequence ATGAGGGAGAATGCACTCTATGATGTTCTGGTTCGCGAAATGAACCATGTGAAATCCGGGATGAAATGTCCTGAAAAGGCTGCTTTGAGTGTGGTGAGTGAATTTGCCCATGAAAGCATTTATGTTTCAAACAGGTTCCTGAAGCATGCCGGGTTGGCTGCAAAGGTGGTTCAACTCAAGGATTATGGCGTGGAAACCTGTGATATTGCCGAGCGGCTGGGAATCAGCAAACGGCATGTGCGCAGGCTGTACGCCTCGCTTAAGAACTGA